DNA from Bradysia coprophila strain Holo2 chromosome IV unlocalized genomic scaffold, BU_Bcop_v1 contig_81, whole genome shotgun sequence:
ttacgCTTTCTAAcgttgtagtatgagttgtagtacgtcgttcaatcaaaatcaatttttattccatttaatccattaaatccattaaatgcatttaatccattaaatgcatttaatccatttaatccattaaatccatttaataccatttaatctagaagtgagtaaCCCCTCGGAGATTGTATGTTATCAATATCTATACTACCTCATTGGGGCATTTAGTGACATGATCGCATTCGATACAAAAGCGAGAAAAGCATATATCATCGACCCAACAATCCGATACGAAATCAATGATCTAGATCAAgattcaaaaattgttgaagaGAAGCGTGTGATTTACGAAAAGTGTGTTCCGTTTTATAAGGAAAAATACAAAGACAATTATGATTATGACGACTGGACCGTGAAAGGATTATGGTTCGGTAGCAGAGGAACGTTTGGAAagagtgttttacaatttttcgacCATTTCAAACTTAACAAgtcaaaattaaagtcaataACCGAAGAAATTTTAAGTAATACGATTCATATAATCCATAACcacatttataattaatttaaagaacCAAAAATCTAAATTCGACTTATTGTTAGCAATTCTAATATCTTTATGACCGATCGATATGCTGTGTATGTAAGCAACCTACCTTAAGTGGGCAGCAGatttattgtttcaataaatattcttCTTCATAAACGGCGAAGATGTTACAACAGAGGAAATTGAAGAAGCTCTTGTCGAATGTGCAGGGCTTTCCGACTCGAGACTGTGGTCACTACCGGACTCTTAATTGGAACCACTACtggacgaattttttttgaacgttTGAACATTCACTGGTTTTTAAGGGTTTTGTGGAATGTAAACATAGAATGTATACAATATTGTGAATCATTGACCGTGTATTATTGCAATTTAACACATACATGTAGCTATATCAAAGCAGCAAAATATCTGCTTCATCttgaactttaaaaaattatcTAATCATTCCGTCTCGAGAAGTGAAGAATAGTTTATCAATTCTACTGCGTCTTCCATTTGAATTAAACGTGATTGCTGGTTCATTCTCTTTCGTTTTGAATCTAAGAACAGAGCAGTTTTTTTCCTAACCAAATGGGATACGAAGTAACGCGTTTCATTCATAAAGTTGATGACGAATTTCGTTGCGCAATTTGCTTGGACATCTTTCAAGATCCTGTGCAAACGGAGTGTGAACATGCATTTTGTCGGGAATGCATAACGAAATCGTTAGCCATCAACAATTGCTGTCCAGTCGATCGACGTCGAATAAGATCGAATGAGTTGAACGCGCCGCCAAGAatttggttgaattttttgaacaaattggAGATGAAATGCGATTTCCGTAAGTAAATTTATGTCGTAGCCATTGACCTTACATCGTTTCTTTTAAAGGATCGAAAGGTTGCAAAGACATTGTGAAATTGGagaattttcaacaacatttgaACAACTGCCAATACGACCCTGATATTATTGTGTGTGATAAAGGCTGTAAGCTTCAGATCACTCGTCGTGAATATGACCACAACAATTGTTTGCAACATTCATTGAACCGAGTGAGACGTTTAGAAGAGCAAATTAACAAGTTGAACAtcgacaaaacgaaaaattcgtCAGCTACTGCACTGGTGGTGAATACACCATCAAACGAACCAATGTGGAAGAGAAAGGTCAATATGTTCATTACTATGGATCAATCGAATTACATTTTGAAAGCCCACGACGAGGCTTATAAAAATATCAGGCCTGTTGCTCAAGCCAATTATTCCCTGACACCAGCAAACTCTTcttttcatgtaaattttgACTCGCATGGTTTCATAGGACTGGCTTGTAAGGAATTTGAAACTTCAGGCGATTGGTTTCCTCAGTCACATGGATATATCTTTGCGCATATTTATAGGAATTGGGATAAAATTCGATTGTATCACAATACTACCAATAGTCCGCATGAAGACTTTGATAAGTATGAGTTAGATAATGGGCCCGTCAAATGTAGCATTACATTCCAGCACGATTTCGACGCTAGTCGGGATAATTTCGTTGAAGTGTGCTTCTCTATCAATAATGTAATTCATGCGcggaaaataatgaaaatgccTCGTGACGGATTATTtccaacaatttatttaaacaaaggCAACACATGTACgtattttatgaattaaaaaGTCAGAACTGGAGAAGACGTTTCATTTTACTTAGTTAGTTTTAGGGGggctgctaggaatctcgcgccggaGAGATTCACAATGATACACAAATTGgcatattttgtaaaatggagaATGTCACTTTACGAGTGCCTAAGCACTTCGCAGTCGATGCCATAAATAACTCTTTCATTCTTCGGATTTATTTTCGCAACACATTTTCTATAcgaaattttactatttttacCTTGGGTGGCAATCGccataatttaaaatgaacaGAGGAAAAGTCCTAGATTTTCGTGGCCAAGGATGTGGATAACAAGGACCGTTTAATTGACTGGATCCCAATTACAGCCTCAAGAACTAGAACGACAACGATCGATGTTTGATGCAACAAGAGAAACGTTTAGTTACCTCTTTCTGATGGGTTTTTGATAACTTCAAAAACAACCACTGAGTTCACTGAGTACGCAGGATCACATGTAACCAATTTTCTATCCCAATCGAATGCATATCTCAGGTCGACCATCAGTAGTTGATCTTTAACATCTTTCATTTGTGTAATGCTTTGGCTCGTCACATCGGCTGATACGTTCCGCTGATGATTGGCTGCATTGTCAATTGACAATTCCAACCCATCGGATGAAGAACACTCCACTCGAAACGAAGTTCCATTAAAAATAACACCATTTTTCCAGTGATATTTTCCTTACAGCGATATTGtgtaaaacattatttatgTTTCACGCTTGTACGATTCTCAACAACTGTGTGTTGCATGATATATAAATATGTGCGGCGAAACAGTACAATTTTGAAACATTCATATGTTACACGTTATAGTGTAACGGAGGTTGTAAAAGATTCTGGATGAAAACTGCTGTGCAATTTCCTCGAACAAAACAACTGAAATATTTACAGTCACATATTACAGCAATTCGGTGTCATAAGAGAAAtgcgtttttcgtattttgtaTCCAGCAGCAAGGCGAGAAAAATACGACGTTAAGGTTAATAAGAAAAATACTTTGCTACAATTTATTTGAGCATTGCATTAGAGAACTGTAATGTAGGATAGAGGAGCAACAAAGTGATTCGTTCTAAAGCCAACGATGAGGAATGAGGAGCTCctttttcaaattatacaGCTCTTACGTGAACAGCATAGCAGCACACAGTTTGTAATTTGAATACGTACGAAACATTCGACTTTTCGGACCAGAATGCCGACTTCTAAGGAAAAGTGAAGCTTGAGCACCTTGAGCACCATTATACTCGAAGTTTGATTGATACTGGGCACTTGTAATTTTACagcaaaatcaatgaaaagtgTCTCGTGGGCACCACTACTCACAAATACAAGTAGTCGGCGCATCGGACAATCTAGGTGGTGTAAAAAACTTCCGATGAGAGGCACATAGAAGGGCCAAGAATAATCAAAAGATCGTTAACGTAATCTGTCAAAAATTATAACCAGGCAAGCCCTACTTTACCCTTTATAAATTAACCTTCAACCCTTATATGAAAGGAATAATGCAGATTgttcagaaattttaattgtgcCAAGTGTGAGAATTGCAAACAATTGTAACCGCTCATGCCGATGAAGTAATGACTTTTTAGAgtatccgaggcgtagcctcACACTAACACAATAAAACTAggcgtttcatttttatcccgagttatgtaatgaattttacatgctgaggccGTCGAAAGTAATGGTTTAAACAAGAATTTCTTATCTAATATGCATCAGTTGTCGAATGAACACATTTATATGTCTGCTGAACATTCTCTGCTACACAGTTGTTATAGTCTCTACTTTTATATCTGTCAAGCTTAGGGCAGCTTAACGCAGCTGGAAAATTCATCCGACAGAGCgacatacattttcaatgtaCTCTGTAAAAATGTGTCCCTAAGAAACTCATCTTTCGTGGACTTTTCCTTAAGTTTTGCAGACTAtcgattttccattaaaattattaGAGTGATACCTACGAAGCGTTTTTCAACCAACAAATCCCATTTTTATGAACGAAATTGCACAAGTGACTAAAGCGACAGAGAATTACCTATCCAAAACACTGTCTTACTCTCTTTAGATTAATTTGACTTTGATATAAAATAGCGTAACAACCTGTACCCAGTGCAATACCAACTGATTATAATCGTAACAAGATTCGTATTTTCCATTTCTGGATCAAAACCGAATTCCATTTACCATCGAGATAAATTTTGAgatattgattgaatttttcctttgtaatGATGTAATAATGAAAGCAACATTTATACATCGGCGATAACACCAACAACACGACGCATACCCACAGGGGATTGTCTCTTTTTCGAGAGCGTAAAAAATGATAAGCTTTTGCGCGAAGCGAAACAATCAACGTGAAATAATATATCGAATCGATTGCTTGGAAAAACTTGGAATTCGGAATGAataattgtgaaaataaaacatttaattagaAACAATTAAGCTAAGATACCATCAAGTTTCCCTTGAGGatataaaagttttattgtcCATTATTAAATAAGGGATTTATTTGTAATAAGTTGATGTGTGTTTAACACAAACGCTGCAGATGAATATTGTGTACATGTTATAGATTGCAAAACCCACCGGGCTATAAGTAAATACACTCCTTATATGTTCGTTCCAAGCACACACGCTTTGATGAATCAATGTAGAGTATGGACGTCGTTGTATACACATATGCGAATATTATAATAGACGTCGCCTTGTGCTACGAACGTAAGTTTGCTTAAAGTtcacaaaacaacaaataaggATAATCCCTACCCGAACACATCTAACTTAAACAACAAATCTACAGAGCTTTTACGGGGCACGTAGCATTCATTGTTAAgatttttatcaatcgaataaAAGTTTGTTcagtttgttgttgttttcattatttataattatttatgtATTGACCGTTGCATTCGTAAGTGGAACACAACCAGTAACTACAGTCcagcaattttcattttaaatttaggttAGCAGTAGAAATACCAATCTTGTTTCCTTGTCGGACACGTACGTGATCTTTTACTACAAAGTTCGAAACAGTCATTGGCTCAGATCATCATCTGATATCGACCTATTCGTTTAAAATAAGCCGTTGATATGGCTTGTGGTCTTTTATATAACAAGTTTCATGtgaaaactaatgaagtaaaagatttgtgtCTAACACTAGACTGCAGATTTTAtacaaacgaagtaacagatttgattaTTACAAATTACGAGTTAAGTTTTGAGAAGACATCGACTGGAAAATGGTAATAGATTGACCGAAACTAGTTGAATCGTTTACCCTACTTTCGAACCACATAGCCAAGCTAATGGCCTAGTCCCTAAAACTGTTTACCTGTACGTACCGAACACTCCGACTAATTTTATTACCAACAAAAAGACCTGGAGCGGTATTATGTCGCATCGCTATTTCAAACAAGATGTCGTTGCAATAACCCGGTGTCAGTataatgtcaacagaaaaataattaaattttcactagacggattttagtcaatgTCAGCAGTCAGCGTATAGCGCATGATCTCCGGACTCCGGAATAGTAATTAGTATTTCAATCGGCCGAATAGTTGCTACGCGATAAGAGTTTAGAAATCCGTTTGCTACTTCTCCGTGTCCTTTTTCCAAACTCTTACCGCGAAGCAGATACTGGACCGACTGAAATACTAATTGCTATTCCGGAGTCCGGAGATCATGCGCTATACGCTGACcttatattttatattcaataattcgccgaaaaaaaaaattaattatttttctgttgacgtTATACCGACACCGGATTGGTGACACCAGTGACACAATTACCAGAGAACGTTGAAAATAAGTTAACTTTCCACCAGTTTTCAGCCATCTAAAAGACTTTATTTGTCTATAAGAAAATCGTTGTTAAAAGAGACATTACATGACGCTCACTGGcctaaaaaacaaaattctaaattcagcCTGTCACCAATTCAAAGGGTTctattttgttacaaaacgctttcacttttcttaatAAAAACATTCACAATCGCATCGATTTTGTATAACTTCAAATATTGGATTTCCCACTGAGAATATAAAACAGCACATCCCAGTAGCTATGCCAGTTAGTTTATAGTAAAAAACATGCTAAGCCACCATAAGAACGTTACAATGTATACCAATATATGCTTGATGGTAATATTTCGCATTCAGACCCATAATCCATTTGTCAAGTATTTTCTTCTCCCATCCTATTCCTATTCCACCTACATGCTACATGCATTTGTCTTTATATATTGTGTGCATGTACCATATAAAATGCTTTGCTTGGATGATAAGCACAATAACAGCgaatgaaattctttaaataaaattttaaaacgaacACTGAATTGTGTACACACACTTTTTACAAGAAATGAATGATATTTTAACGAGAGATAAGAGGGTTGCTACTGAAACATTCATGTTCATTAGTGTCATTCTTCCAGACACGGTGGCCTTTTGTTTTCGGTTCCATTTCCATTCCTCTTCCATACGCGAGAGAAAAGTGTTTGCGGGCATCATCCAACGAAGAATatatgaatttaaaataaaaattaataatgaaAAGCCTACACGCAGTGATTCAGATATTGTACTCAGACGGCACCTACTACCATAGTATATGGGGGTATGGAAACAACAGAACAGAATATTTCACAGACTTTTTCAAAGTTGGTAATTGGAAGACTATAATGTAAGGGAGAACGTACgaacagaaaaatgaaatatgaaaatgtggGATGTTATTCGCATGATATAATAGCTCTTATTATTGTTGGTGcttttcttgtaaaaatgtGAACTAGTTCTGTGAAATACACAGTTCGAAATAGCGTTTCCATTATTTCTACAACTGAAGTCTGAGTTTTCAGATTGGTATTTGTTTAGCTTGGGGACATATtgcaaacaaacattttgttgaattttcattttacagaaCGTTTGTGGAATTATTTCCTCTTTTCGAAAGCATATACTGCCATGTAACGAT
Protein-coding regions in this window:
- the LOC119072131 gene encoding TNF receptor-associated factor 5-like; protein product: MGYEVTRFIHKVDDEFRCAICLDIFQDPVQTECEHAFCRECITKSLAINNCCPVDRRRIRSNELNAPPRIWLNFLNKLEMKCDFRSKGCKDIVKLENFQQHLNNCQYDPDIIVCDKGCKLQITRREYDHNNCLQHSLNRVRRLEEQINKLNIDKTKNSSATALVVNTPSNEPMWKRKVNMFITMDQSNYILKAHDEAYKNIRPVAQANYSLTPANSSFHVNFDSHGFIGLACKEFETSGDWFPQSHGYIFAHIYRNWDKIRLYHNTTNSPHEDFDKYELDNGPVKCSITFQHDFDASRDNFVEVCFSINNVIHARKIMKMPRDGLFPTIYLNKGNTCTYFMN